One stretch of Gopherus flavomarginatus isolate rGopFla2 chromosome 2, rGopFla2.mat.asm, whole genome shotgun sequence DNA includes these proteins:
- the LOC127044446 gene encoding NFX1-type zinc finger-containing protein 1-like isoform X1, with amino-acid sequence MEEELWPCHRDERALDEEDDWDPSEWRRSTVEEKFAYILPAESSSSHQGMRKCLDEGDIMTDEDVANVRDVGELRLRDRWRLYRRWMLAYERQLKETLVEKLEEYEKKAAQLAELTFQEDLWVLKRSQVIGMTTTGAAKYRKLLQKIQPHTVIVEEAAEILEAHVLTCLTPACKHLILIGDHQQLRPKPADYTLEKKYFLGISLFERMINNQIPYVQLLYQHRMRPEISQLLVPLFYKQLKDHEAVAEYEQIKGVESSVFFIQHTAAESHSADSESYSNKFEASFLVSLSRYLLEQGYNKSQVTILTPYHGQVLKIRALLRSRDMGDMAVHAVDDFQGEENDIVLLSLVRSNREGRIGFLQDKNRLCVAFSRARKGFYCIGNLASIAAGSNSNLWKDILRLLKRKKLMGEGLTLMCQNHPDTKTVVNESSDFSKIPDGGCTLQCQARLECGHPCTRRCHPSDRDHSLYFCQFPCSKLCELNHRCPRKCKEPCEPCSVEVEKVIPKCGHLQTVPCHMPADHWLCQEPCKQLLECKHPCTRRCGEACSTCRCKEMIDVTLPCSHVMRTECYKQKMPLSCLETCKQKLECGHHCKGNCYECVQGRLHVHCRNKCTRVLLCSHQCQESCFENCPPCKRKCPNKCRHSHCDKRCGEICFPCIQPCSWKCRHYRCTQLCSERCNRPRCNEPCQKSLKCSHPCAGLCGEPCPPKCRTCHRDELAEIFFGDEDEPEARFVVLEDCGHVLEVRGLDRWMDGEPDNAQAQHVQLKVCPKCATPIQHNTRYNNVIKAIQQKIKEIKLKIQGTREELEAGKQRLLLQLNSDRDLVAWMGMERSIMNTVSRQSLLDLENTLNFFASLSRLKQQARKCTVARERNLKRKIEAVEHWIGRNRHAFTAQQLRECRNEIKRISYLGNIFERLSGYENKQASLPTEAVALANEAIGILQRQDPFTQSREESLQRVLEKIDEWLPAAELQLSEAERVMITEAMQFGRGHWYRCPQGHLYTIGECGRPMQQSSCPECGATIGGQNHALTQDNVADDQILESASAQEREPRLQDSILALPRSCDQPWSPTCCPPSPHPQPDSSPPCRCSPHPQPGSPPPASPSPHPQPDSPPPASPSPHPQPDSPPPASPSPHPQPDSPPPASPSPHPQPDSPPPRLPSPHPQPDSPPPRLPSPHPQPDSPPPRLPSPHPQPDSPPPRLPSPHPQPDSPI; translated from the exons ATGGAGGAAGAGCTCTGGCCGTGCCACAGGGATGAGCGGGCCCTGGATGAGGAGGACGATTGGGACCCTTCCGAGTGGCGGCGGAGCACGGTGGAGGAGAAgtttgcttacatcctccccgcTGAGAGCAG ctcctcacaCCAAGGGATGCGCAAATGCTTGGACGAGGGTGACATCATGACTGATGAGGATGTCGCGAACGTGAGAGACGTCGGGGAGCTGCGGCTGAGGGATCGCTGGCGTCTCTACag GAGGTGGATGCTGGCCTACGAGCGTCAGCTGAAGGAGACGCTGGTGGAGAAGCTGGAGGAGTACGAGAAGAAAGCAGCCCAGCTAGCGGAGCTGACCTTCCAGGAGGACCTGTGGGTGCTGAAACGCAGCCAGGTCATTGGCATGACGACAACAG GGGCTGCTAAGTACCGAAAGCTCTTGCAGAAAATCCAGCCCCACACTGTGATTGTGGAAGAGGCAGCAGAGATCCTGGAAGCGCACGTTCTAACCTGCCTCACACCGGCCTGCAAACACCTCATCCTGATTGGAGATCACCAGCAG CTGCGACCCAAACCCGCCGATTACACCTTGGAGAAGAAGTATTTCCTCGGCATCTCCCTGTTCGAGCGCATGATAAATAATCAGATCCCCTACGTGCAGCTGCTCTATCAG CACCGCATGCGCCCCGAGATTTCCCAGCTGCTGGTCCCGCTCTTCTACAAACAGCTCAAAGACCACGAGGCCGTTGCTGAATATGAACAGATCAAG GGCGTGGAGAGCAGCGTCTTCTTCATCCAGCACACAGCGGCCGAGAGCCACAGCGCTGACTCCGAGAGCTACAGCAACAAGTTTGAGGCTTCATTCCTGGTCTCGCTGAGCAGATACCTCCTGGAGCAGGGATACAACAAGAGCCAAGTCACCATTCTGACCCCCTACCACGGCCAGGTGCTGAAGATCCGCGCACTGCTGAGGAGCAGAGACATGGGAGACATGGCTGTCCATGCCGTGGATGACTTCCAAGGGGAGGAGAATGACATCGTTCTTCTCTCGCTAGTACgaagcaacagagaagggagGATTGGTTTCCTCCAGGATAAAAATCGGCTCTGTGTGGCTTTCTCGCGGGCCAGAAAGGGCTTCTATTGCATTGGAAACCTAGCCAGCATTGCAGCTGGGTCCAACAGCAATCTGTGGAAAGATATTCTACGTCTCCTAAAGAGAAAGAAACTTATGGGGGAAGGGTTGACGCTGATGTGTCAAAATCACCCCGATACCAAGACAGTGGTGAACGAGAGTTCGGACTTCAGTAAAATCCCTGACGGAGGCTGCACGCTCCAGTGCCAAGCCCGGCTGGAATGCGGCCACCCCTGCACGCGCCGCTGCCACCCGTCTGACAGGGATCACAGCCTATACTTTTGCCAGTTCCCGTGCTCCAAGCTGTGTGAGCTCAACCACAGGTGTCCGAGAAAGTGCAAGGAACCATGCGAACCTTGTTCCGTGGAAGTGGAAAAAGTCATTCCAAAGTGTGGGCACCTCCAGACCGTCCCCTGTCACATGCCAGCTGATCACTGGCTCTGCCAAGAGCCATGCAAGCAGCTTCTGGAATGCAAACACCCATGCACGCGCCGCTGTGGGGAAGCCTGCAGCACCTGCAGGTGCAAGGAAATGATTGACGTTACTCTGCCCTGTTCTCACGTAATGAGAACTGAATGCTACAAGCAGAAAATGCCTCTGAGCTGCCTGGAGACATGCAAACAGAAACTTGAGTGTGGACACCACTGCAAAGGAAACTGCTATGAATGTGTGCAGGGCAGGTTGCACGTCCACTGCCGTAACAAGTGCACAAGGGTCCTTCTGTGTTCCCACCAGTGCCAGGAATCGTGTTTTGAGAACTGTCCTCCATGCAAGAGAAAATGCCCCAACAAGTGCAGACACAGCCACTGCGATAAGCGATGCGGGGAGATCTGCTTTCCCTGTATACAGCCCTGTTCCTGGAAATGCAGGCACTACCGGTGCACACAACTCTGCTCTGAGAGGTGCAATCGCCCCCGCTGCAATGAGCCCTGCCAAAAAtcactcaaatgcagccacccctGCGCAGGCCTTTGTGGAGAGCCGTGTCCGCCCAAGTGTCGCACGTGCCACAGAGACGAGCTGGCAGAGATTTTCTTTGGGGACGAAGACGAGCCAGAGGCCCGTTTCGTTGTCCTAGAAGACTGCGGACATGTTTTGGAGGTGCGGGGCCTGGATCGCTGGATGGATGGCGAGCCAGACAACGCCCAGGCCCAACACGTCCAGCTGAAGGTGTGCCCCAAATGCGCGACACCCATCCAGCACAACACACGTTACAACAACGTGATCAAGGCCATACAGCAAAAAATCAAGGAGATAAAATTGAAGATTCAGGGAACCAGGGAAGAACTTGAAGCTGGAAAGCAGCGACTGCTCCTTCAACTGAACAGTGACAGAGACCTTGTGGCCTGGATGGGTATGGAAAGAAGCATTATGAACACTGTCTCCCGTCAGAGCCTTCTGGACTTGGAGAATACCCTAAATTTCTTTGCAAGTCTCTCCAGACTGAAGCAACAAGCGAGGAAGTGCACAGTGGCGAGAGAACGCAATTTGAAAAGGAAGATTGAGGCTGTGGAGCACTGGATCGGCAGAAACAGACATGCCTTCACAGCTCAGCAGCTCAGGGAATGCAGGAATGAGATCAAGAGGATATCGTACCTGGGAAACATCTTTGAGCGGCTGAGTGGCTACGAAAACAAACAAGCATCGTTACCCACCGAGGCCGTGGCACTTGCTAACGAAGCCATAGGCATCCTCCAGCGGCAGGACCCTTTCACCCAGAGTCGGGAGGAATCTCTCCAGAGGGTGCTGGAGAAGATTGATGAGTGGCTTCCTGCTGCAGAACTgcagctctctgaggcagagagGGTCATGATAACAGAGGCCATGCAATTCGGCAGAGGCCACTGGTACAGGTGCCCTCAGGGCCATTTGTACACGATTGGGGAATGCGGCCGCCCAatgcagcagagcagctgcccTGAGTGCGGAGCTACCATTGGGGGGCAAAACCACGCGCTCACTCAGGATAATGTCGCCGACGATCAAATACTGGAATCCGCTAGTGCACAGGAGCGAGAACCACGTTTACAGGACAGTATCTTAGCTCTGCCCCGCTCCTGCGATCAGCCATGGTCACCCACCTGCtgcccacccagcccccaccctcagcCCGACTCATCCCCCCCTTGCCGGTGCAGCCCCCACCCTCAGCCAGGCTCACCGCCCCCTGCgtcacccagcccccaccctcagcCCGACTCGCCGCCCCCTGCgtcacccagcccccaccctcagcCCGACTCGCCGCCCCCTGCgtcacccagcccccaccctcagcCCGACTCGCCGCCCCCTGCgtcacccagcccccaccctcagcCCGACTCGCCGCCCCctcgcctgcccagcccccaccctcagcCCGACTCGCCGCCCCctcgcctgcccagcccccaccctcagcCCGACTCGCCGCCCCctcgcctgcccagcccccaccctcagcCCGACTCGCCGCCCCctcgcctgcccagcccccaccctcagcCCGACTCACCAATCTAG
- the LOC127044446 gene encoding NFX1-type zinc finger-containing protein 1-like isoform X2, which produces MRKCLDEGDIMTDEDVANVRDVGELRLRDRWRLYRRWMLAYERQLKETLVEKLEEYEKKAAQLAELTFQEDLWVLKRSQVIGMTTTGAAKYRKLLQKIQPHTVIVEEAAEILEAHVLTCLTPACKHLILIGDHQQLRPKPADYTLEKKYFLGISLFERMINNQIPYVQLLYQHRMRPEISQLLVPLFYKQLKDHEAVAEYEQIKGVESSVFFIQHTAAESHSADSESYSNKFEASFLVSLSRYLLEQGYNKSQVTILTPYHGQVLKIRALLRSRDMGDMAVHAVDDFQGEENDIVLLSLVRSNREGRIGFLQDKNRLCVAFSRARKGFYCIGNLASIAAGSNSNLWKDILRLLKRKKLMGEGLTLMCQNHPDTKTVVNESSDFSKIPDGGCTLQCQARLECGHPCTRRCHPSDRDHSLYFCQFPCSKLCELNHRCPRKCKEPCEPCSVEVEKVIPKCGHLQTVPCHMPADHWLCQEPCKQLLECKHPCTRRCGEACSTCRCKEMIDVTLPCSHVMRTECYKQKMPLSCLETCKQKLECGHHCKGNCYECVQGRLHVHCRNKCTRVLLCSHQCQESCFENCPPCKRKCPNKCRHSHCDKRCGEICFPCIQPCSWKCRHYRCTQLCSERCNRPRCNEPCQKSLKCSHPCAGLCGEPCPPKCRTCHRDELAEIFFGDEDEPEARFVVLEDCGHVLEVRGLDRWMDGEPDNAQAQHVQLKVCPKCATPIQHNTRYNNVIKAIQQKIKEIKLKIQGTREELEAGKQRLLLQLNSDRDLVAWMGMERSIMNTVSRQSLLDLENTLNFFASLSRLKQQARKCTVARERNLKRKIEAVEHWIGRNRHAFTAQQLRECRNEIKRISYLGNIFERLSGYENKQASLPTEAVALANEAIGILQRQDPFTQSREESLQRVLEKIDEWLPAAELQLSEAERVMITEAMQFGRGHWYRCPQGHLYTIGECGRPMQQSSCPECGATIGGQNHALTQDNVADDQILESASAQEREPRLQDSILALPRSCDQPWSPTCCPPSPHPQPDSSPPCRCSPHPQPGSPPPASPSPHPQPDSPPPASPSPHPQPDSPPPASPSPHPQPDSPPPASPSPHPQPDSPPPRLPSPHPQPDSPPPRLPSPHPQPDSPPPRLPSPHPQPDSPPPRLPSPHPQPDSPI; this is translated from the exons ATGCGCAAATGCTTGGACGAGGGTGACATCATGACTGATGAGGATGTCGCGAACGTGAGAGACGTCGGGGAGCTGCGGCTGAGGGATCGCTGGCGTCTCTACag GAGGTGGATGCTGGCCTACGAGCGTCAGCTGAAGGAGACGCTGGTGGAGAAGCTGGAGGAGTACGAGAAGAAAGCAGCCCAGCTAGCGGAGCTGACCTTCCAGGAGGACCTGTGGGTGCTGAAACGCAGCCAGGTCATTGGCATGACGACAACAG GGGCTGCTAAGTACCGAAAGCTCTTGCAGAAAATCCAGCCCCACACTGTGATTGTGGAAGAGGCAGCAGAGATCCTGGAAGCGCACGTTCTAACCTGCCTCACACCGGCCTGCAAACACCTCATCCTGATTGGAGATCACCAGCAG CTGCGACCCAAACCCGCCGATTACACCTTGGAGAAGAAGTATTTCCTCGGCATCTCCCTGTTCGAGCGCATGATAAATAATCAGATCCCCTACGTGCAGCTGCTCTATCAG CACCGCATGCGCCCCGAGATTTCCCAGCTGCTGGTCCCGCTCTTCTACAAACAGCTCAAAGACCACGAGGCCGTTGCTGAATATGAACAGATCAAG GGCGTGGAGAGCAGCGTCTTCTTCATCCAGCACACAGCGGCCGAGAGCCACAGCGCTGACTCCGAGAGCTACAGCAACAAGTTTGAGGCTTCATTCCTGGTCTCGCTGAGCAGATACCTCCTGGAGCAGGGATACAACAAGAGCCAAGTCACCATTCTGACCCCCTACCACGGCCAGGTGCTGAAGATCCGCGCACTGCTGAGGAGCAGAGACATGGGAGACATGGCTGTCCATGCCGTGGATGACTTCCAAGGGGAGGAGAATGACATCGTTCTTCTCTCGCTAGTACgaagcaacagagaagggagGATTGGTTTCCTCCAGGATAAAAATCGGCTCTGTGTGGCTTTCTCGCGGGCCAGAAAGGGCTTCTATTGCATTGGAAACCTAGCCAGCATTGCAGCTGGGTCCAACAGCAATCTGTGGAAAGATATTCTACGTCTCCTAAAGAGAAAGAAACTTATGGGGGAAGGGTTGACGCTGATGTGTCAAAATCACCCCGATACCAAGACAGTGGTGAACGAGAGTTCGGACTTCAGTAAAATCCCTGACGGAGGCTGCACGCTCCAGTGCCAAGCCCGGCTGGAATGCGGCCACCCCTGCACGCGCCGCTGCCACCCGTCTGACAGGGATCACAGCCTATACTTTTGCCAGTTCCCGTGCTCCAAGCTGTGTGAGCTCAACCACAGGTGTCCGAGAAAGTGCAAGGAACCATGCGAACCTTGTTCCGTGGAAGTGGAAAAAGTCATTCCAAAGTGTGGGCACCTCCAGACCGTCCCCTGTCACATGCCAGCTGATCACTGGCTCTGCCAAGAGCCATGCAAGCAGCTTCTGGAATGCAAACACCCATGCACGCGCCGCTGTGGGGAAGCCTGCAGCACCTGCAGGTGCAAGGAAATGATTGACGTTACTCTGCCCTGTTCTCACGTAATGAGAACTGAATGCTACAAGCAGAAAATGCCTCTGAGCTGCCTGGAGACATGCAAACAGAAACTTGAGTGTGGACACCACTGCAAAGGAAACTGCTATGAATGTGTGCAGGGCAGGTTGCACGTCCACTGCCGTAACAAGTGCACAAGGGTCCTTCTGTGTTCCCACCAGTGCCAGGAATCGTGTTTTGAGAACTGTCCTCCATGCAAGAGAAAATGCCCCAACAAGTGCAGACACAGCCACTGCGATAAGCGATGCGGGGAGATCTGCTTTCCCTGTATACAGCCCTGTTCCTGGAAATGCAGGCACTACCGGTGCACACAACTCTGCTCTGAGAGGTGCAATCGCCCCCGCTGCAATGAGCCCTGCCAAAAAtcactcaaatgcagccacccctGCGCAGGCCTTTGTGGAGAGCCGTGTCCGCCCAAGTGTCGCACGTGCCACAGAGACGAGCTGGCAGAGATTTTCTTTGGGGACGAAGACGAGCCAGAGGCCCGTTTCGTTGTCCTAGAAGACTGCGGACATGTTTTGGAGGTGCGGGGCCTGGATCGCTGGATGGATGGCGAGCCAGACAACGCCCAGGCCCAACACGTCCAGCTGAAGGTGTGCCCCAAATGCGCGACACCCATCCAGCACAACACACGTTACAACAACGTGATCAAGGCCATACAGCAAAAAATCAAGGAGATAAAATTGAAGATTCAGGGAACCAGGGAAGAACTTGAAGCTGGAAAGCAGCGACTGCTCCTTCAACTGAACAGTGACAGAGACCTTGTGGCCTGGATGGGTATGGAAAGAAGCATTATGAACACTGTCTCCCGTCAGAGCCTTCTGGACTTGGAGAATACCCTAAATTTCTTTGCAAGTCTCTCCAGACTGAAGCAACAAGCGAGGAAGTGCACAGTGGCGAGAGAACGCAATTTGAAAAGGAAGATTGAGGCTGTGGAGCACTGGATCGGCAGAAACAGACATGCCTTCACAGCTCAGCAGCTCAGGGAATGCAGGAATGAGATCAAGAGGATATCGTACCTGGGAAACATCTTTGAGCGGCTGAGTGGCTACGAAAACAAACAAGCATCGTTACCCACCGAGGCCGTGGCACTTGCTAACGAAGCCATAGGCATCCTCCAGCGGCAGGACCCTTTCACCCAGAGTCGGGAGGAATCTCTCCAGAGGGTGCTGGAGAAGATTGATGAGTGGCTTCCTGCTGCAGAACTgcagctctctgaggcagagagGGTCATGATAACAGAGGCCATGCAATTCGGCAGAGGCCACTGGTACAGGTGCCCTCAGGGCCATTTGTACACGATTGGGGAATGCGGCCGCCCAatgcagcagagcagctgcccTGAGTGCGGAGCTACCATTGGGGGGCAAAACCACGCGCTCACTCAGGATAATGTCGCCGACGATCAAATACTGGAATCCGCTAGTGCACAGGAGCGAGAACCACGTTTACAGGACAGTATCTTAGCTCTGCCCCGCTCCTGCGATCAGCCATGGTCACCCACCTGCtgcccacccagcccccaccctcagcCCGACTCATCCCCCCCTTGCCGGTGCAGCCCCCACCCTCAGCCAGGCTCACCGCCCCCTGCgtcacccagcccccaccctcagcCCGACTCGCCGCCCCCTGCgtcacccagcccccaccctcagcCCGACTCGCCGCCCCCTGCgtcacccagcccccaccctcagcCCGACTCGCCGCCCCCTGCgtcacccagcccccaccctcagcCCGACTCGCCGCCCCctcgcctgcccagcccccaccctcagcCCGACTCGCCGCCCCctcgcctgcccagcccccaccctcagcCCGACTCGCCGCCCCctcgcctgcccagcccccaccctcagcCCGACTCGCCGCCCCctcgcctgcccagcccccaccctcagcCCGACTCACCAATCTAG
- the LOC127044446 gene encoding NFX1-type zinc finger-containing protein 1-like isoform X3, translating to MINNQIPYVQLLYQHRMRPEISQLLVPLFYKQLKDHEAVAEYEQIKGVESSVFFIQHTAAESHSADSESYSNKFEASFLVSLSRYLLEQGYNKSQVTILTPYHGQVLKIRALLRSRDMGDMAVHAVDDFQGEENDIVLLSLVRSNREGRIGFLQDKNRLCVAFSRARKGFYCIGNLASIAAGSNSNLWKDILRLLKRKKLMGEGLTLMCQNHPDTKTVVNESSDFSKIPDGGCTLQCQARLECGHPCTRRCHPSDRDHSLYFCQFPCSKLCELNHRCPRKCKEPCEPCSVEVEKVIPKCGHLQTVPCHMPADHWLCQEPCKQLLECKHPCTRRCGEACSTCRCKEMIDVTLPCSHVMRTECYKQKMPLSCLETCKQKLECGHHCKGNCYECVQGRLHVHCRNKCTRVLLCSHQCQESCFENCPPCKRKCPNKCRHSHCDKRCGEICFPCIQPCSWKCRHYRCTQLCSERCNRPRCNEPCQKSLKCSHPCAGLCGEPCPPKCRTCHRDELAEIFFGDEDEPEARFVVLEDCGHVLEVRGLDRWMDGEPDNAQAQHVQLKVCPKCATPIQHNTRYNNVIKAIQQKIKEIKLKIQGTREELEAGKQRLLLQLNSDRDLVAWMGMERSIMNTVSRQSLLDLENTLNFFASLSRLKQQARKCTVARERNLKRKIEAVEHWIGRNRHAFTAQQLRECRNEIKRISYLGNIFERLSGYENKQASLPTEAVALANEAIGILQRQDPFTQSREESLQRVLEKIDEWLPAAELQLSEAERVMITEAMQFGRGHWYRCPQGHLYTIGECGRPMQQSSCPECGATIGGQNHALTQDNVADDQILESASAQEREPRLQDSILALPRSCDQPWSPTCCPPSPHPQPDSSPPCRCSPHPQPGSPPPASPSPHPQPDSPPPASPSPHPQPDSPPPASPSPHPQPDSPPPASPSPHPQPDSPPPRLPSPHPQPDSPPPRLPSPHPQPDSPPPRLPSPHPQPDSPPPRLPSPHPQPDSPI from the exons ATGATAAATAATCAGATCCCCTACGTGCAGCTGCTCTATCAG CACCGCATGCGCCCCGAGATTTCCCAGCTGCTGGTCCCGCTCTTCTACAAACAGCTCAAAGACCACGAGGCCGTTGCTGAATATGAACAGATCAAG GGCGTGGAGAGCAGCGTCTTCTTCATCCAGCACACAGCGGCCGAGAGCCACAGCGCTGACTCCGAGAGCTACAGCAACAAGTTTGAGGCTTCATTCCTGGTCTCGCTGAGCAGATACCTCCTGGAGCAGGGATACAACAAGAGCCAAGTCACCATTCTGACCCCCTACCACGGCCAGGTGCTGAAGATCCGCGCACTGCTGAGGAGCAGAGACATGGGAGACATGGCTGTCCATGCCGTGGATGACTTCCAAGGGGAGGAGAATGACATCGTTCTTCTCTCGCTAGTACgaagcaacagagaagggagGATTGGTTTCCTCCAGGATAAAAATCGGCTCTGTGTGGCTTTCTCGCGGGCCAGAAAGGGCTTCTATTGCATTGGAAACCTAGCCAGCATTGCAGCTGGGTCCAACAGCAATCTGTGGAAAGATATTCTACGTCTCCTAAAGAGAAAGAAACTTATGGGGGAAGGGTTGACGCTGATGTGTCAAAATCACCCCGATACCAAGACAGTGGTGAACGAGAGTTCGGACTTCAGTAAAATCCCTGACGGAGGCTGCACGCTCCAGTGCCAAGCCCGGCTGGAATGCGGCCACCCCTGCACGCGCCGCTGCCACCCGTCTGACAGGGATCACAGCCTATACTTTTGCCAGTTCCCGTGCTCCAAGCTGTGTGAGCTCAACCACAGGTGTCCGAGAAAGTGCAAGGAACCATGCGAACCTTGTTCCGTGGAAGTGGAAAAAGTCATTCCAAAGTGTGGGCACCTCCAGACCGTCCCCTGTCACATGCCAGCTGATCACTGGCTCTGCCAAGAGCCATGCAAGCAGCTTCTGGAATGCAAACACCCATGCACGCGCCGCTGTGGGGAAGCCTGCAGCACCTGCAGGTGCAAGGAAATGATTGACGTTACTCTGCCCTGTTCTCACGTAATGAGAACTGAATGCTACAAGCAGAAAATGCCTCTGAGCTGCCTGGAGACATGCAAACAGAAACTTGAGTGTGGACACCACTGCAAAGGAAACTGCTATGAATGTGTGCAGGGCAGGTTGCACGTCCACTGCCGTAACAAGTGCACAAGGGTCCTTCTGTGTTCCCACCAGTGCCAGGAATCGTGTTTTGAGAACTGTCCTCCATGCAAGAGAAAATGCCCCAACAAGTGCAGACACAGCCACTGCGATAAGCGATGCGGGGAGATCTGCTTTCCCTGTATACAGCCCTGTTCCTGGAAATGCAGGCACTACCGGTGCACACAACTCTGCTCTGAGAGGTGCAATCGCCCCCGCTGCAATGAGCCCTGCCAAAAAtcactcaaatgcagccacccctGCGCAGGCCTTTGTGGAGAGCCGTGTCCGCCCAAGTGTCGCACGTGCCACAGAGACGAGCTGGCAGAGATTTTCTTTGGGGACGAAGACGAGCCAGAGGCCCGTTTCGTTGTCCTAGAAGACTGCGGACATGTTTTGGAGGTGCGGGGCCTGGATCGCTGGATGGATGGCGAGCCAGACAACGCCCAGGCCCAACACGTCCAGCTGAAGGTGTGCCCCAAATGCGCGACACCCATCCAGCACAACACACGTTACAACAACGTGATCAAGGCCATACAGCAAAAAATCAAGGAGATAAAATTGAAGATTCAGGGAACCAGGGAAGAACTTGAAGCTGGAAAGCAGCGACTGCTCCTTCAACTGAACAGTGACAGAGACCTTGTGGCCTGGATGGGTATGGAAAGAAGCATTATGAACACTGTCTCCCGTCAGAGCCTTCTGGACTTGGAGAATACCCTAAATTTCTTTGCAAGTCTCTCCAGACTGAAGCAACAAGCGAGGAAGTGCACAGTGGCGAGAGAACGCAATTTGAAAAGGAAGATTGAGGCTGTGGAGCACTGGATCGGCAGAAACAGACATGCCTTCACAGCTCAGCAGCTCAGGGAATGCAGGAATGAGATCAAGAGGATATCGTACCTGGGAAACATCTTTGAGCGGCTGAGTGGCTACGAAAACAAACAAGCATCGTTACCCACCGAGGCCGTGGCACTTGCTAACGAAGCCATAGGCATCCTCCAGCGGCAGGACCCTTTCACCCAGAGTCGGGAGGAATCTCTCCAGAGGGTGCTGGAGAAGATTGATGAGTGGCTTCCTGCTGCAGAACTgcagctctctgaggcagagagGGTCATGATAACAGAGGCCATGCAATTCGGCAGAGGCCACTGGTACAGGTGCCCTCAGGGCCATTTGTACACGATTGGGGAATGCGGCCGCCCAatgcagcagagcagctgcccTGAGTGCGGAGCTACCATTGGGGGGCAAAACCACGCGCTCACTCAGGATAATGTCGCCGACGATCAAATACTGGAATCCGCTAGTGCACAGGAGCGAGAACCACGTTTACAGGACAGTATCTTAGCTCTGCCCCGCTCCTGCGATCAGCCATGGTCACCCACCTGCtgcccacccagcccccaccctcagcCCGACTCATCCCCCCCTTGCCGGTGCAGCCCCCACCCTCAGCCAGGCTCACCGCCCCCTGCgtcacccagcccccaccctcagcCCGACTCGCCGCCCCCTGCgtcacccagcccccaccctcagcCCGACTCGCCGCCCCCTGCgtcacccagcccccaccctcagcCCGACTCGCCGCCCCCTGCgtcacccagcccccaccctcagcCCGACTCGCCGCCCCctcgcctgcccagcccccaccctcagcCCGACTCGCCGCCCCctcgcctgcccagcccccaccctcagcCCGACTCGCCGCCCCctcgcctgcccagcccccaccctcagcCCGACTCGCCGCCCCctcgcctgcccagcccccaccctcagcCCGACTCACCAATCTAG